From Centropristis striata isolate RG_2023a ecotype Rhode Island chromosome 16, C.striata_1.0, whole genome shotgun sequence, a single genomic window includes:
- the tmx1 gene encoding thioredoxin-related transmembrane protein 1, which translates to MACLLAISNIGSKMFPLTGRTKHRSRICGLFLVVYLMSLPVSAKREGLREVTDGSWEEILTGEWMIEFYAPWCPACQQLQQTWKEFAEWGEDMGVNIAKVDVTEQPGLSGRFIITSLPTIYHCKDGVFRKYQGARTKDDFLSFVDEQKWRAVEPVSSWFGPSSFLMNSMSALFKLSMFIRRCHNYMTEHLGIPVWGSYVIFGLATLFSGLALGLLLVFIADFVFPSRRFSSPDYYQKKQTMDQARLIQAQEEEHEADGEEDDDEDEEDEDQDEVWRRRRRGSPEGRPEPKGQGFSDEALRKRVVVNREDEEDT; encoded by the exons ATGGCGTGTTTGCTAGCCATTAGCAACATAGGCTctaaaatgtttcctttaacGGGGCGAACAAAACACCGCTCACGGATATGCGGTTTGTTCCTGGTGGTGTATCTAATGTCGCTGCCGGTGTCGGCGAAGCGGGAGGGCCTCAGAGAAGTGACGGACGGGTCGTGGGAGGAGATCCTGACCGGAGAGTGGATGATTGAATT CTACGCACCCTGGTGTCCAGCATGTCAGCAGCTCCAGCAGACGTGGAAGGAGTTCGCAGAGTGGGGAGAGGACATGGGGGTCAACATAGCCAAGGTGGACGTAACAGAGCAACCCG GTCTGAGTGGACGATTCATCATCACTTCACTTCCGACTATTTACCA ctGTAAAGATGGCGTCTTCAGGAAGTACCAGGGAGCTCGCACTAAAGACGACTTCCTCAGCTTCGTCGACGAGCAGAAATGGAGAGCGGTCGAACCAGTTTCCTCTTGGTTCGGGCCGTCTTCCTTTCT AATGAATTCAATGTCTGCTTTGTTCAAGCTCTCCATGTTTATCCGG cGTTGTCATAACTACATGACGGAGCATCTTGGGATTCCAGTTTGGGGCTCTTACGTCATCTTTGGCTTGGCCACTCTGTTCTCTGGTCTTGCATTGGGACTG TTACTGGTGTTCATCGCAGATTTTGTCTTCCCCTCACGACGATTTTCTTCTCCAGATTACTACCAGA aaaaacagaCGATGGATCAGGCGAGGTTGATCCAAGCACAAGAGGAAGAACATGAGGCCGACGGCGAGGAAGACGACGATGAAGACGAAGAAGACGAGGACCAGGATGAggtctggaggaggaggaggagaggctccCCAGAGGGCCGCCCAGAACCTAAGGGACAGGGTTTCTCTGACGAAGCTTTGAGGAAGAGGGTGGTGGTGAACCGCGAGGACGAGGAGGACACCTAG